In Fusobacterium sp., one genomic interval encodes:
- a CDS encoding GTP-binding protein: MAKAKFERSKPHVNIGTIGHVDHGKTTTTAAI, from the coding sequence ATGGCTAAAGCAAAATTCGAAAGAAGCAAACCCCATGTAAACATTGGAACAATTGGACACGTTGACCACGGAAAAACAACAACAACAGCAGCTATCT
- the fusA gene encoding elongation factor G: MARKVSLDMTRNVGIMAHIDAGKTTTTERILFYTGVEHKLGEVHEGGATMDWMEQEQERGITITSAATTCFWREHRINIIDTPGHVDFTVEVERSLRVLDGAVAVFSAVDGVQPQSETVWRQADKYQVPRIAFFNKMDRIGADFNMCVGDIKDKLGSNPVPIQLPIGAEDYFEGVIDLITMKEIVWPIDSDNGQKFEVKEIRAELAEKAEDARQFMLESVVETSDELMEKFFGGEEISEEEIKGALRKATIANMIVPVTCGTAFKNKGVQSLLDAIVDYMPAPTDVAMVKGTDMKDSSIEIEREMSDEAPFAALAFKVMTDPFVGKLTFFRVYSGIVEKGTYVLNSTKGKKERMGRILQMHANKREEIEAVYCGDIAAAVGLKETTTGDTLCAENAPIVLEKMEFPDPVISVAVEPKTKADQEKMGIALSKLAEEDPTFKVKSDEETGQTIISGMGELHLEIIVDRMKREFKVESTVGKPQVAYRETILGTTDHEVKYAKQSGGKGQYGHVKIILEPNPGKGFEFVNKITGGVIPREYIPAVEKGSREALESGVVAGYPVVDIKVTLYDGSYHEVDSSEMAFKLAGSMAVKQAAAKSNPIILEPVFKVEVTTPEEYMGDIIGDLNSRRGMIGGMTDRNGAKIIDAKVPLSEMFGYATDLRSKSQGRATYSMEFAEYIQVPASIQKGIQEERGK; encoded by the coding sequence ATGGCTAGGAAAGTTTCTTTAGATATGACTAGAAACGTTGGAATTATGGCTCATATCGACGCAGGAAAAACTACTACTACTGAAAGAATCCTATTCTATACAGGAGTAGAACATAAGCTAGGAGAAGTTCATGAAGGTGGAGCTACGATGGACTGGATGGAACAAGAGCAAGAAAGAGGGATCACTATCACTTCTGCTGCAACAACTTGTTTCTGGAGAGAACATAGGATAAATATAATAGACACACCAGGACACGTGGACTTTACAGTTGAGGTTGAAAGATCTCTAAGAGTTCTAGATGGAGCAGTTGCAGTATTCTCAGCAGTTGATGGGGTTCAGCCTCAATCAGAAACTGTTTGGAGACAAGCTGATAAATATCAAGTACCAAGAATTGCATTCTTTAACAAAATGGATAGAATTGGTGCTGACTTCAACATGTGTGTTGGAGATATCAAAGATAAATTAGGATCAAATCCTGTACCTATTCAATTACCAATTGGTGCAGAAGATTATTTTGAAGGAGTAATCGACCTAATCACTATGAAAGAAATTGTTTGGCCTATCGATTCAGATAATGGACAAAAATTTGAAGTAAAAGAAATTAGAGCAGAATTAGCTGAAAAAGCTGAAGATGCAAGACAATTTATGTTGGAATCAGTTGTAGAAACAAGTGATGAATTGATGGAAAAATTCTTTGGTGGAGAAGAAATTAGTGAAGAAGAAATCAAAGGAGCCCTTAGAAAAGCAACTATTGCTAATATGATAGTTCCAGTAACTTGTGGAACAGCATTTAAAAACAAAGGAGTTCAATCATTACTTGATGCTATCGTTGATTACATGCCAGCTCCTACAGACGTTGCAATGGTAAAAGGAACTGATATGAAAGATTCTTCTATCGAAATCGAGAGAGAAATGTCAGATGAAGCTCCATTTGCAGCTCTAGCATTTAAAGTTATGACAGATCCATTTGTTGGAAAATTAACATTCTTCAGAGTATACTCTGGTATTGTAGAAAAAGGAACTTATGTTTTAAACTCTACAAAAGGTAAAAAAGAAAGAATGGGAAGAATTCTTCAAATGCATGCTAATAAAAGAGAAGAAATTGAAGCAGTTTACTGTGGAGATATTGCAGCAGCAGTAGGATTGAAAGAAACTACTACTGGAGATACTCTTTGTGCAGAAAATGCTCCAATAGTTCTTGAAAAAATGGAATTCCCAGATCCAGTTATCTCAGTTGCTGTTGAACCAAAAACAAAAGCAGACCAAGAAAAAATGGGAATCGCTTTATCAAAACTTGCTGAAGAAGACCCTACTTTCAAAGTTAAATCTGATGAAGAAACTGGTCAGACAATCATTTCAGGAATGGGAGAACTTCACCTTGAAATCATTGTTGACAGAATGAAAAGAGAATTCAAAGTTGAGTCTACAGTAGGAAAACCACAAGTTGCTTATAGAGAAACAATTCTTGGAACTACAGATCATGAAGTTAAATATGCAAAACAATCTGGAGGTAAAGGACAATACGGACACGTTAAAATTATCCTTGAACCAAATCCAGGTAAAGGATTTGAATTTGTTAATAAAATCACTGGAGGAGTTATTCCTAGAGAATATATTCCAGCAGTAGAAAAAGGAAGTAGGGAAGCTCTAGAAAGCGGAGTTGTAGCTGGATATCCAGTTGTTGATATAAAAGTGACTCTTTATGATGGATCATACCATGAGGTTGACTCATCAGAAATGGCTTTTAAACTTGCAGGATCGATGGCTGTTAAACAAGCTGCTGCTAAATCTAATCCAATAATCCTTGAACCAGTATTCAAAGTAGAAGTAACTACTCCAGAAGAATATATGGGAGATATTATAGGAGACCTTAACTCAAGAAGGGGAATGATAGGTGGAATGACAGACAGAAATGGTGCTAAAATCATTGATGCTAAAGTTCCTTTATCTGAAATGTTTGGATATGCTACTGACTTAAGATCTAAATCTCAAGGAAGAGCAACTTACTCTATGGAATTTGCTGAATACATTCAAGTACCAGCTTCTATCCAAAAAGGAATTCAAGAAGAAAGAGGAAAATAA
- the rpsG gene encoding 30S ribosomal protein S7, which translates to MSRRRAAIKRDVLPDSRYSDKVVTKVINSIMLDGKKAIAEGIFYSAMDLIKEKTGQEGYDVFKQALDNIKPQIEVRSRRIGGATYQVPVEVRVERQQTLAIRWLTIYTRQRKEYGMIEKLAAELIAAANNDGATIKKKEDTYKMAEANRAFAHYKI; encoded by the coding sequence ATGTCAAGAAGAAGAGCAGCAATAAAAAGAGATGTACTACCTGATTCTAGATACTCAGATAAAGTAGTTACTAAAGTTATCAATTCAATTATGTTAGATGGAAAAAAAGCTATCGCTGAAGGAATATTTTACTCAGCTATGGATTTAATAAAAGAGAAAACTGGTCAAGAGGGGTATGATGTATTCAAACAAGCATTAGATAATATCAAACCTCAAATCGAAGTTAGATCAAGAAGAATCGGAGGAGCTACATACCAAGTTCCAGTTGAAGTAAGAGTTGAAAGACAACAAACTTTAGCAATCAGATGGTTAACAATTTATACAAGACAAAGAAAAGAATATGGTATGATCGAAAAATTAGCAGCAGAATTAATTGCAGCAGCTAATAATGATGGAGCAACTATAAAGAAAAAAGAAGATACTTATAAAATGGCAGAAGCAAACAGAGCTTTCGCACATTATAAAATCTAA
- the rpsL gene encoding 30S ribosomal protein S12, giving the protein MPTLSQLVKNGRDTLLEKKKSPALQGNPQRRGVCVRVYTTTPKKPNSALRKVARVKLTNGIEVTCYIPGEGHNLQEHSIVLVRGGRTKDLPGVRYKVIRGALDTAGVAKRKQSRSKYGAKKA; this is encoded by the coding sequence ATGCCTACTTTAAGTCAATTAGTAAAAAATGGAAGAGACACTTTACTAGAGAAGAAAAAATCACCAGCATTACAAGGAAACCCACAAAGAAGAGGAGTTTGTGTAAGAGTTTATACAACTACACCTAAAAAACCAAATTCAGCTTTAAGAAAGGTTGCCAGAGTAAAATTAACTAATGGAATCGAAGTTACTTGCTACATTCCAGGAGAAGGACACAATTTACAAGAACACTCAATCGTACTTGTAAGAGGTGGAAGAACAAAAGACTTACCAGGGGTTAGATACAAAGTTATCAGAGGAGCTTTGGATACAGCTGGAGTTGCCAAAAGAAAACAATCAAGATCTAAATATGGAGCTAAAAAAGCTTAA
- a CDS encoding ABC-F family ATP-binding cassette domain-containing protein, with product MALLQVNNLFMGFTGETLFKNISFSIDEKDKIGMIGVNGAGKSTLIKILLGLEYDEVNPETNQRGTISKKGGLKIGYLSQQPNLNLDNTVFEELMTVFSNVQNDYHRIQELNVILAENLDDFEKTMEELGAVTARYEQNEGYAIEYKVKQILNGLSLAEFLWNSKIGDLSGGQLSRVALGKILLEEPELLILDEPTNHLDLNAIEWLEKILKDYKKAFILISHDVYFLDNVVNRIFEIEGKTLKTYNGNYTDFTIQKEAYLSGAVKAFDKEQDKLRKMEEFIRRYKAGVKSKQARGREKILKRMDKMENPVITTKKIKLKFETDTTSVDLVLRIKDLAKSFDGKEIFSNLNLDIYRGDRVGVIGKNGVGKSTLLKIINGMEKQSKGDFKIGDRVKIGYYDQNHQGLDLKRTVLEELMYHFVLSEEEARNICGGFLFTEDDVYKEISSLSGGEKARVAFMKLMLEKPNFLILDEPTNHLDIYSREILSESLEDYTGTILVVSHDRNFLDCVVNNIYEVKKDGAVLFKGDYNSYLNQREEVKEKDIKASLNFEEQKRNKNRISSLEKKIIKAEIDVEKLEEKKSAKEEEYSKAGIENNVDKLIDIQKELEELDMEIFSLMEEWEELENELKTLKNTF from the coding sequence ATGGCACTTCTGCAGGTAAATAATTTATTTATGGGATTTACAGGGGAAACTTTGTTTAAAAATATAAGCTTTTCAATAGATGAAAAAGATAAAATAGGAATGATAGGGGTAAACGGGGCAGGAAAAAGTACCCTTATTAAAATACTTTTGGGATTAGAATATGATGAAGTGAATCCTGAGACAAATCAAAGGGGAACAATATCAAAAAAAGGTGGATTAAAAATAGGATATCTCTCACAGCAACCTAATCTTAATCTTGATAATACTGTCTTTGAAGAATTGATGACAGTTTTTTCTAATGTGCAAAATGATTATCACAGAATACAGGAATTAAATGTTATATTGGCAGAGAATCTTGATGATTTTGAGAAAACTATGGAAGAATTAGGGGCTGTAACAGCAAGATATGAGCAAAATGAAGGATACGCAATAGAATATAAAGTGAAACAGATATTGAATGGACTGAGTTTGGCAGAATTTTTGTGGAATTCAAAGATAGGTGATTTATCTGGAGGTCAACTTTCAAGAGTGGCATTAGGAAAAATTCTTTTGGAAGAACCAGAACTTTTGATACTTGATGAACCTACTAATCACTTGGATTTAAATGCTATTGAGTGGCTTGAAAAAATATTAAAAGATTATAAAAAAGCTTTTATTCTTATTTCACATGATGTTTATTTCTTAGATAATGTAGTAAATAGAATATTTGAAATAGAAGGAAAAACTTTAAAGACATACAATGGAAATTATACAGATTTCACTATTCAGAAAGAGGCTTATTTGTCAGGGGCTGTAAAAGCTTTTGACAAAGAACAGGATAAGCTCAGAAAGATGGAGGAATTTATCAGAAGGTACAAAGCTGGAGTAAAATCTAAGCAGGCAAGAGGCAGAGAAAAGATACTCAAAAGAATGGATAAAATGGAAAATCCTGTTATTACAACTAAGAAAATAAAACTTAAATTTGAAACTGATACTACAAGTGTGGATTTAGTGTTGAGAATAAAAGATTTAGCTAAATCTTTTGATGGAAAAGAAATATTCTCCAATTTAAATCTTGATATATATAGAGGAGATAGAGTTGGAGTAATTGGAAAAAATGGAGTAGGAAAATCTACTTTGCTGAAAATAATAAATGGAATGGAAAAACAGAGCAAAGGAGATTTTAAGATAGGAGATAGAGTAAAGATTGGATATTATGACCAAAATCATCAGGGATTAGATCTAAAGAGAACTGTTTTAGAAGAACTTATGTATCATTTTGTATTAAGTGAAGAAGAAGCAAGAAATATATGTGGAGGATTTCTTTTTACAGAAGATGATGTATATAAAGAAATATCTAGTTTGAGTGGAGGAGAAAAAGCAAGAGTGGCATTTATGAAACTTATGCTGGAAAAACCTAATTTTCTGATACTGGATGAACCTACTAACCATCTGGATATATACTCAAGAGAGATATTGTCTGAATCACTTGAGGATTATACAGGAACAATATTAGTAGTATCACATGACAGAAATTTTTTAGATTGTGTTGTTAATAATATATATGAAGTAAAGAAAGATGGAGCAGTACTTTTCAAAGGAGATTATAATTCTTATTTAAATCAAAGAGAAGAAGTAAAAGAGAAAGATATTAAGGCTTCACTTAATTTTGAAGAACAGAAAAGAAATAAAAACAGAATATCATCTCTTGAAAAGAAAATAATAAAGGCTGAAATAGATGTTGAAAAACTTGAAGAAAAAAAATCTGCTAAAGAAGAAGAGTATAGCAAAGCAGGAATAGAAAATAATGTAGATAAGCTTATAGATATACAAAAAGAATTGGAAGAATTGGATATGGAAATATTTTCATTGATGGAAGAATGGGAAGAATTAGAAAATGAACTAAAAACTTTAAAAAATACTTTCTAA